From one Eucalyptus grandis isolate ANBG69807.140 chromosome 9, ASM1654582v1, whole genome shotgun sequence genomic stretch:
- the LOC120286296 gene encoding UPF0496 protein At3g19330-like, which produces MRAARLPRVSVRRSPSSLPNSHPDLHSRPPPSLGTSPGGTSRSSEAVSPTVNLSREYTLALQTSSYNEVRSTIYVLECSPGEQELHFQGRDGSESTQERVLHRVLQPNRESVGEALGQAKDNALTRLVSSYFDHSENTSVLCLLLYQSVRRARFMYSPLVELLEVLPLDADSFTQSQCNRVYEVFVQFDRHDNPFPSPDSHNFSEMRSCFSELKQQLDHRLQKSKSRVKFVRHAITGSAICLCGTVVAAVVSVIGVTAHALIAFVSAPCLMAYLPQDKFSKKELAHAAQLDAAAKGTYVLNNDLDTIDRLVDRLYAAVEDDKLLIRIGLERGTDNNPILEVVKHLRKNNAKFLVELKELEDHIYLCFNMINRARKLLLEEITFHSSIAS; this is translated from the exons ATGCGCGCGGCTAGGTTGCCGCGTGTCTCCGTCAGACGCTCGCCATCTTCACTACCCAATTCGCATCCGGACCTCCATTCCCGTCCGCCGCCTTCGCTGG GGACTTCCCCGGGCGGCACTTCGAGATCGAGCGAGGCGGTCTCGCCCACGGTCAATCTCAGCCGGGAGTACACGCTCGCTCTCCAGACCAGTTCCTATAACGAGGTTCGCTCCACGATTTACGTCCTCGAGTGCAGTCCGGGCGAGCAGGAGCTGCATTTTCAAGGGCGGGATGGTAGCGAGTCGACCCAGGAGCGGGTGCTGCATCGCGTTCTGCAACCGAATAGGGAATCCGTGGGGGAGGCGCTCGGGCAGGCCAAGGACAATGCGCTTACCCGATTAGTCTCTTCATACTTCGACCACAGCGAGAACACGTCCGTCCTCTGCCTTCTGCTTTACCAAAGCGTGCGCCGCGCCCGCTTCATGTACTCTCCTCTTGTCGAGCTCCTCGAAGTGCTTCCTCTTGATGCGGATTCTTTTACCCAATCACAGTGCAATAGGGTTTATGAAGTCTTTGTCCAATTCGATCGCCATGACAACCCCTTCCCTTCCCCTGACTCCCATAACTTCAGCGAAATGCGTAGCTGCTTTTCGGAGCTAAAGCAACAGCTGGACCATAGACTACAGAAGTCCAAATCAAGAGTTAAATTTGTTCGCCATGCCATCACAGGGTCTGCGATTTGTCTCTGCGGCACTGTGGTTGCTGCTGTTGTATCTGTCATTGGTGTCACGGCCCATGCACTCATTGCATTTGTTAGTGCTCCATGCTTGATGGCATATCTTCCACAGGACAAGTTCTCAAAGAAAGAGCTCGCCCATGCTGCTCAACTTGATGCTGCTGCCAAGGGTACTTATGTTCTCAACAATGACTTGGACACTATTGATCGTCTTGTCGACCGTTTGTATGCCGCTGTAGAGGATGACAAACTATTGATCCGGATTGGATTGGAGAGAGGCACGGATAACAATCCCATACTAGAGGTCGTGAAACATCTCCGCAAGAACAACGCCAAGTTCCTTGTTGAACTAAAGGAACTCGAGGATCACATATACCTATGCTTCAACATGATCAACAGGGCTAGAAAACTTCTCCTTGAAGAGATTACCTTCCATAGTTCTATTGCTTCCTGA
- the LOC120288489 gene encoding UPF0496 protein At3g19330-like produces MSPCLSVKRSSSSLPNSHLERDLHSHPPPSLGKSHLLPFSEGGFALPSMCLRNCLNGLGAAGTSPGGTSRSNQAVSPTFNLSQEYALALQTDSYNEIRSALYDLECSEEVWSESTQERVLLRVLQPNRECVGEALRQAKDNALTRLVSAYFDHSEKISNLCLSLYRKVHVASVMYSPLKDLLEVLPLDADLFTKSHCDRVYDVFVQFDRHDNPLPSPDSHYFSDVRNCFSQLEQQLGHRCRKSKSRVKFVRRAIAGSALCLFGTVVAAVASAIGVTAHALIAFVSAPCLTMYLPHDKFLKKELSNVAQLDAAGKGCALRHDLDSIHMLVNGLHSAIESHRKSIRDRLERGTDKNPILDVVEKLRKDHDKFLPLLDDLKNHIGLCLKYVNGGRKFLLEEITFHRSIAS; encoded by the coding sequence ATGTCGCCGTGTCTCTCCGTCAAACGCTCTTCATCTTCACTACCCAATTCGCACCTGGAACGGGACCTCCATTCTCATCCACCGCCGTCACTGGGTAAGTCTCATCTACTCCCTTTTTCGGAGGGTGGGTTCGCTTTGCCGTCGATGTGTTTGCGAAATTGCCTCAACGGACTTGGAGCTGCAGGGACTTCGCCAGGCGGCACTTCAAGATCGAACCAGGCGGTCTCGCCCACGTTCAATCTCAGCCAGGAGTACGCTCTCGCTCTTCAGACCGATTCCTATAACGAGATTCGCTCGGCACTTTACGATCTTGAATGCAGTGAGGAAGTTTGGAGCGAGTCGACCCAGGAGCGGGTGCTGCTTCGCGTTCTGCAACCGAATAGGGAATGCGTGGGGGAGGCGCTCAGGCAGGCCAAGGACAATGCGCTTACCCGATTAGTCTCTGCATACTTTGACCACAGCGAGAAAATATCCAACCTCTGCCTTTCGCTTTACCGAAAAGTGCACGTCGCCAGTGTCATGTACTCTCCTCTTAAGGATCTCCTCGAAGTGCTTCCTCTTGATGCGGATTTGTTTACAAAATCACATTGCGACAGGGTTTATGATGTCTTTGTCCAATTTGACCGCCATGACAACCCCTTACCTTCCCCTGACTCCCATTACTTCAGCGATGTTCGTAATTGCTTTTCACAGCTAGAACAACAGCTGGGCCATAGATGTCGGAAGTCCAAATCGAGAGTTAAATTTGTTCGCCGTGCCATTGCAGGGTCTGCACTTTGTCTCTTTGGCACTGTAGTTGCTGCTGTTGCATCTGCCATTGGTGTCACAGCCCATGCTCTCATTGCATTTGTTAGTGCTCCATGCTTGACGATGTATCTTCCACATgacaaattcttaaagaaagagCTTTCCAATGTTGCTCAACTTGATGCTGCTGGCAAGGGTTGTGCTCTCAGGCATGACTTGGACAGTATTCATATGCTTGTCAATGGTTTGCATTCTGCTATAGAGAGTCACAGAAAATCGATCCGGGATCGATTGGAGAGAGGCACGGATAAAAATCCGATACTAGATGTGGTGGAAAAGCTCCGCAAGGACCATGATAAGTTCCTTCCTCTGCTAGATGATCTCAAAAATCATATAGGCCTATGCTTGAAGTATGTTAACGGGGGCAGAAAATTTCTCCTTGAAGAGATTACCTTCCATCGTTCTATTGCTTCCTGA
- the LOC104419090 gene encoding UPF0496 protein At3g19330, which produces MKCGRYGSFSWLSLRNRVIKSDQQMMMKRRISAIGKAVLQPGVAPPCAWNVAVSLRQTLSIFATQFASEQDLHSHPPPSTGTSPDGASRSSQAVSPTFDLRREYTLSLQTSSYNEIRSVIYVEGCSQEEQEVDLQEQEGSGSTQEWVLHRVLQPNRESVGVALRHAKDNKLTRLVSSYFDHSENTSKFCLLICQSVCRARDMYSPLVELLEVLPLDADSCSQSQCNTVHEVFVQFDCLDNPFDSVGSSDFSEMCSGFSELKQQLHRRLLKSKSRVKFVRPAIAGSALCLIGTAVAAVASAIGVTAHALIAFVSAPCLMVYLPRDKFSKKELANAAQLDAAARGCVLSHDLDTIDRLVNRLHSAVEHDRQSIQIGLERGKDKNLILGVVQELRKDHAKFLDGLKELEDRICLCFNMVNRARKLLLEEITSHSSIVS; this is translated from the exons ATGAAGTGCGGCCGTTATGGTTCATTCAGCTGGCTGTCCCTCAGAAATCGTGTGATCAAG TCCGATCAACAGATGATGATGAAGCGCCGAATCAGCGCAATTGGGAAGGCAGTGCTTCAGCCCGGCGTAGCTCCTCCATGCGCGTGGAATGTTGCCGTGTCTCTCCGTCAAACGCTCTCCATCTTCGCTACCCAATTCGCATCCGAGCAGGACCTCCATTCCCATCCACCGCCGTCAACGG GGACTTCGCCGGACGGGGCGTCAAGATCGAGCCAGGCGGTCTCGCCCACTTTCGATCTACGCCGGGAGTACACGCTCTCTCTTCAAACCAGTTCTTATAACGAGATTCGCTCCGTGATTTACGTTGAAGGATGCAGTCAGGAAGAGCAGGAAGTGGATCTTCAAGAGCAAGAAGGCAGCGGGTCGACCCAGGAGTGGGTGCTGCATCGCGTTCTGCAACCGAATAGGGAATCCGTGGGGGTGGCACTCAGGCACGCCAAGGACAATAAGCTTACCCGATTGGTCTCTTCATACTTCGACCACAGCGAGAACACGTCCAAATTCTGCCTTTTGATTTGCCAAAGTGTGTGCCGCGCCCGCGACATGTACTCTCCTCTTGTTGAGCTTCTCGAAGTCCTTCCTCTCGATGCGGATTCATGTAGTCAATCACAGTGCAACACGGTTCATGAAGTCTTTGTCCAATTTGACTGCCTCGACAACCCCTTCGATTCAGTCGGCTCCAGTGACTTCAGCGAAATGTGTAGCGGCTTTTCAGAGCTCAAGCAACAGCTGCACCGTAGACTACTGAAGTCCAAATCAAGAGTTAAATTTGTTCGCCCTGCCATTGCAGGGTCTGCACTTTGTCTCATCGGTACTGCAGTTGCTGCTGTTGCGTCTGCCATTGGTGTCACAGCCCATGCACTCATTGCATTTGTTAGTGCTCCATGCTTGATGGTGTATCTTCCACGTGACAAATTCTCAAAGAAAGAGCTTGCCAATGCTGCTCAACTTGATGCTGCTGCCAGGGGTTGTGTTCTCAGCCATGACTTGGACACTATCGATCGCCTTGTCAATCGTCTGCATTCTGCTGTGGAGCATGACAGACAATCGATCCAGATTGGATTGGAGAGAGGCAAGGATAAAAATCTCATACTAGGGGTGGTGCAAGAGCTCCGCAAGGACCATGCTAAGTTCCTTGATGGTCTAAAGGAACTCGAGGATCGCATATGCCTATGCTTCAACATGGTCAACAGGGCCAGAAAACTTCTCCTTGAAGAGATTACCTCCCATAGTTCTATTGTTTCCTGA